The DNA region AATGAAGAGGCTCATCTTCTGTACCAATAGGCATGTTCACATTTTGCATGAGTCTGATCACCTAGGCTCTATCAACACTTAGTGGAGAGAGGCAGGCAGCCCTCAGGTATGATTCATCCCAttcttggaaaaataattttggaagtgCAAGGCTTCTCAGCCTAAAATCTGTCAGTGGATCAAAGCCAATTTGACTAGTTGGACAGTTTACTTAATGGGATATAAAACCAGTTTATAATTTGGATCCttaaaacactgggaaaaatatctcatttcacaaaaagaacaaaacaacttAGCATCACTAAGGACAAAGAATCATGTCTTCAGCTGATGTGAAACTGGTATAGCTCCAGCAAAGACCAAGTGCCCAACATTTACAAACAAATCACTCTCCATGTACAAAAGCTCCCTGGGCAGTCCTAGAGTAAACCCACTGTATTCCATTGACAGCTATGGTGTGAAGGACAGGCTGCTTTACAAGGGAAGGTGAGCTAGGAACTGAGGGTCACAGCAAGGGAGGAAGGTTGCTACATcactatcctggtttcagctgggatagagttaactgtcttcctagtagctggtacggtggttttaagttcagtatgcgaagaatgttgataacactgatgttttcagttgttgctaagtagcgtttagactaaagtcaaggattttccagcttctcatgcccagccagcgagaaagctggaggggcacaagaagttggcacaggacagagccagggcagctgacccaaactggccaacagggtattccataccacgtgacatcaTATCTAGTGTATAAATTCAgaggagtgggggcggggggatcgccgctcagggattggctgggtttcggtcagcgggtggtgagcaattgccctgcgcatcatttgtacattcctatccttttattactactgttgtcattttattagtgttatcattattagtttcttcttttctgttctattaaaccgttcttatctcaaccgacgagttttacttcttttactgattttctcccccatcccactgtggggcggaggagtgagtgagcagccacatggtgcttagttgctggctggggttaaaccacggcaatCACAAACAAGGAGCCAGGAAGTCACATCAGCAAACTCAGGGTAAGAATTGTAACCAGCATCAGCCATGAGTCCAGTGATCACCCAGCAAACCTGAGCTGACAATTAATTTCCAGTCAAGCCAATGGGtcaggaatgaggaaatacaagACTTGCCACAGACTGAGCTGCAACATAGCTCCTGTGTAGCACAGATGGGAGCCAAGGACAAGATTCTCAGTTAAAAGCATTTCCCAAGTGGAGGTAGGATTATGACCAGGTTTCTTGAGCTCAGTTAGAAAGGTGGAAGTGCACTGCATCCCTCATAAATATAACTTTTATCCTGCTATGGTGAACATGCACCAACTCCAATAAAATCTCAGCCAAACAGTCATCCAGTTCAAGCCATCATAGCTGTACTGCAGTAAAGAATATTATTGGACATAACTGGCAAGGTTTGGGTTGGtaagggaggaggagggctgccaGGGTAACCTCACCTTCCTGGTGAGGAAGGAGATCATAAAGTGCCCTGTGCTGACGATGGCTGAGTCCAGTCAGCACACCTCCTTTGAACAAGAGGAGTCTGCGGCACTTCTGTGACAATGTATTTAGGAAAGAGAAGTAAATACCCAGAAAAAGGGATAGCAAGGTCAGAGCCGTAGGACGTACTCCATGGAAGACCACATGCAGCCCAAAGGGACTGTGGCCTATGAATAAGACCATGCCAGAAAAGGTACTTCCCCAAAGGGACTGTGAACCATGGAGAACCCATTctgaagcaaaggaaacaagcaagaagaaagaAGTAGCAGAAGAAAAGTTTAAGGAATAAGGAGTAGTCAAAAGAGACGGCTGTGCACTAAGTACAACTACTACCACTGTAGTAATAACTGTAACCTGTGATGATAATAAGGTGAGTGGAGACTGGAAAGTGGGAGGAGAGGTGTCACTGATATCACATGCACCCACACAAGCCGGAGGCCAGCTAATGGCCTATCAGCTGCTCAGCAAGAAGTGACCAACAATCACCTTATGGGGGACCACGAGGACAAATGGCCATCTTATAGGACTGCATGGACAAAAGCCCCCCTGCCCCTTTCCTCACTGGCTGCCCCATGGCTGCACTTTGCCATTCCACCAGCCAAACACTCTCCTCTGGCCCCAGCACTGGTAGCCCTGCCGGGAGGGATGTGGACATTGTGGGGGCATGGCCAGACATCCCCTGGGTGATGTTCAGGTgagctgctggggaagctggtacATTTCTGGGCCCACAAGGCCACCGCAGCATCCCTACTTCTCTGTAGGACAGCTCCACGGAAAGGAAGGGGTTCAGTGTCCTTGCCTCCCCATGTCTGACTCAGTGTCATGGGAtgctgcagctcagcctgcagcaggcCCATATGGGccttccccatgtccccaccacaGCTGGGGACACATAAGATGAAGACATGGAGCAGGGATACCACCCCCAGTTGCGCTTGGAGGGGGTCACATGGCGCCCTGCCACACTGCAGAGGGGACACTTCAGCCCTGGTTGTGTTTGGAGGTTATCAGGGCGCCCCACCTCAAACTTCTCCTTGGCTGTGGTTTCAGTTCTGCCTTCGCCCCCAAAGCGGGCACGCCCAGAAAAGGGGAACAGAAACTGCATGGTGAGGGGAGGTGCCAGAGGACAGCTGGGGAGAAGCAGTGGGGAGGGGACATTGTGGGGGTGAGGCCAGCTCTGGTCACCCCATTGTCCCTCCAGCACTGGACACTGGTGACAATGGGATCAGAGCAGGCGGATGGTCCCTACCATTCCTGTTCCCATGCCCAGGGGTCActtggggagggggacagggttCCCCACCAAAGATggtgggaagaaaaggggaatgccaggctgcagcccagcccctggCCCTCTCCTGGGGGCATTTACAGGAGAGTTGGAGTTCCCCAGCACTGTGGGGTGCAGGGAAGCAGAGAGGCATCATCCAGGCCTCATGGCACAGATGGACCTCCATCAAAATGGGGTGGCTGCTCATCCACTGCAGCCCCCTGGAATGGGCCTCGGGGTGGGAGGGCCATggtcccatcccagtcccagctTGGGGATCCTGCCTGGCCAAGTGCTGCCACACTCCAAAGAGTCTGATGACTGTCAGTGAGGAACAGTCCCTTCCAGGTCCCACAGTCTGTCTCTCACACTACAGCTGCTCCAGCCCATGTACTTCCTGCGCCCCAAGAGTTGCTCCTGGAAGAGCTGctttctccagccctgcctgcacccaccccTGACCCTACAGCTGTGGGCCAGGCTGGAACTGCTCATGACCTCCTCCCTGGGAAGCCCTTCCCCAGGATCAGGCCAGCAGTGCCAAGGGGTCAGGGGATATCACCAGCTCTTCTCACTCTCACCCCCCAGAGCCATCCATGGCCACAGTCTTCACCCGCACACTTCGCCCAGGTCTGCTCCTGCTGGTTTGCCCCATCACCATCTTCTACCCATGGGCCATCAGTGTGGTCTAGCTCTGGGACAGACAGGAGGTGACAAAGAGGCATAGTGCCAGTGAAGAGCCTGGGGGCATGGGGAGCCCAGGCATGTGGCCAGGCTGTGGGAACAGGGTTTGCCTCCCCTGCAGGAAAGACAGCCACATCAGGGTGAACCTGCCCAGTTAAGTAGGCAGCATAGAGCAGATGGAGCTGTCTGTGCTACGCAGGGCCAGACATGCTGGGCACAAGTCGTAGTGAGGGACATTCCTGTCAGGGACAGTGGATACAGCCCTTGGCCAGGTGGCACCTCCACCTGTAATGGGGGTAGAAAACAGGGGTCGGGTCACCCACACCGCCCTGGTTGCCAAGGTACTGCCACAGCCATGAgggacacctcctgcaaccagtgGGATAGCCTCATTCCCACCCAAATTCCCCCAGCACTCACAGCCTTACTCGGGATCCCCCAGACCAGCCCACCCCAAGAAGGAACCTTGGGGCCCTCCCTGAAACCTCAGTGCCAGCCCCATTGGCTGCCAGGGCCACTAGCAGCAACAGAGCTGCCTGGGCAGAGCCACCCTGAGAAGTGCGCGGCCACATCTCTCACAGCCCCTTGCTCCTGTTGTTGCACCCACTACTGCACAATCGGGGCCTTGCTGCTGGCACCATGCAGCCCccttgctgctgccttctcctccacctccaccttctcctctacctcctcctcctctctgggaTACAGGCAGACCTGGAGGGTAAGTGGGAGCCCTGGCTCATCTATACCTGCTCCAATGACCCCATGGGACCCCATGGGTGACAGGTTCCTGCTCCCCACCCACCTTGGGCACTTGCCTCCTCACCCCTCCTCGTCCCCTGGCTCCACACCTCCTCTCTGGCAGGGATGCAGCCACCCCAGGTGGGTGCAGGGGGTGAGAGCTGGGGCTGCCAAGGATGCAGGGGGTTATGGGGGCCTGCAGGTCCCTGGAACCCCAAGGACCCGTCCCTCACTCAGCCCCTCCACTTtccccagccctctcctctcACTTCCATCTCCCCCTGTCAACTCCTGTCTTGTGTAGGGAGCTTCACTCTCCGGCTGCTCCAGACCTCCACCTTCCAAAATAACTCCTTCGTGGACACGGAGGGCCTGGGCCTGCTGGAAGACATTGAGCTTGGTTCTCTTGATAAGCACACCTGGACCATACGCTTCTACCAGCCCTGGGtgcgcccagccctgccccgcgGTGACTGGGACACCATTGAGAACATGATCAAGATCTATTTGCAGAAGTTCAACCACCTGATCAATAAAGGTGCCATGCAGAAGGATGTGCCCTGTAAGTACCCGGTCTTCTCTGTGTCCCCTCTCTGAACAGCAcctgggaagtggggaaggacCAGCAGTGCTGGCACTGCACAAGAGATGCTGACCATGTCCACAGGAAGGCGGTCCCTGCCCCCATGCaacctctctctcctttctgcccCTCCAGATCCGTTTGTGGCCCAGTGCATGGCGGGCTGTGAGGTCTACCCGAACAGGACCTCCCGGGCCTTTGCCTATGTGGGCTACAATGGCCAGGACTTCCTTAGCTTCAACATGGACAATGCCACCTGGCTCCTTTCCCAAGACACCAAGCTGTCACGGTATGTCCAGGCTGTTCTCCAGAATTATACTGCCTTCACTGAACTGGTGGAAGTACTCTTCAATGATACCTGCGTTGATGACATAGAGGTGTTACTGCACTATGGGAAGGCAGCTCTGGAGAGACAAGGTGAGACCACTCTGACCCTGGCATGGCCACCCCAAAGCCCCACACACACTGGGGCCAAGCAGTGCCCCACCAGGGCTCCCCTCACCCCCTTGGTTCTTGCCCCACAGAGCTGCCTGTTGCCACGGTCTTCTCCCGCACGCCCAAACCAGACCAGCTCCTGCTGGTTTGCCGCGTCACTGGCTTCTACCCACGGCCCATCAGCGTGGCCTGGCTGCAGGATGGCCAGGAGGTGCCACCAGGCCCAGCGCTCAACACCAGCGCCATCCTGCCCAACGCCGACCTCACCTACCAGCTCCGCAGCATCCTGGCCGTGGCCCCCCATGACGGGCACAGCTACGCTTGCTGCGTGCGCCACCGCAGCCTGGGCACCCGCAGCCTCCTCATCCCATGGGGTAGGTGCCACCCATGGGGACTGGAATGGGGCTCCTGAGCTGCCCCGCCCCATGGGATGGAGCAAAGCTGGGAAAGCTCATGGCAGCCTCTGCTCATGTTTCTCAGGGAACTCAGAGGAGGTGGTGCTGATTGCAGGGCTCGGGGCAGGGTTGCTGGCAGCTGTTGCCCTGGCTGTCATCTCCGCACTTTGGGTATGGAGACACAGGTGAGGCCCCTTCTGCCCAGTGGAGCAGCAGTGGGAGAGGAGTGGAGGAAATGCCCCAGGGGATTACTGCACTTAGCAGTGAAGCTTCTGCTCCCACCCTGCCAGCTGCTGTCTGCACCCCCACAGGGTCTCCTCTATGGAGTACCCATGAGCCATCCACCTCTCATTTCAGAAAGCACCAACAGATGGAGGAATCAGAGTCCCGGAACTCCATCCTGAGCAAAGAAGCTTAGACCAGAAGGGAGCCAACAGCCCCCATTTCCTTCCACCACCCTCACAGTCTACCTTTCTCTGCTTCAGCAAAACCCCAGGTGCTGCCGAGTGCGAGATCAATGTGACTTGGGGATCTAAGGGGAAAACCTGGGGGGCCCCTGACCCGCTTCAGTTTGCTAAGTAGACAAGGATGCATGTCTGAGACCTCCTCACTTGTTACACACTATCACTTCTTACCTTGTGGCACTGCCCCTTGCACCCACTGAGGCTCTTCAGGGCACCCCAATGCCCAGTGGTGATTTCTCCCAGTTCTGGTACAATAACACATTTATCAGTAGGCGGTAAGCTGTGCCCTTCTACTGTTGCTTTCtagtattttttcctaaaagctgCCTTTATTAACCATATTCCAGAAATATTTGTGCTGACTGAACTCTTCCACCCAGACTAACAGCACCTGGCCAGAAACCGTTTTACAAAGTGCTAAGTAACACTGAAACTCTGATGTAATCTGTACAAGCTGCAGATgtgcataaaatgaaattaaaacatgcaTGTTTTTACTAAGAATGTGCCTTTCCTTAGGATTTGGATGGCTTTGGGGAGGTTTTTGACCAGCTGCAGGTGGAAGCTGGAGCACCACTGAATTATTGATACTAATTGAAGTAAACaccaaggcaagaaaaaaaagtaaaagggtATTTGTGCATATACAAACACATTCTTACATTTTCCATGGAAATAAGCAACTGTGCACATGGGGGTAAAGTGCCCCCAAGCCTCCCAATTAAGGAGAAAAAGTAATCTAATCTCCCGTCGGAGACAGAGGAGGTCAGATAGGTATAGGAAGGAATTTAGTTTGTGCTCCCTATCAACTACACACTTGAGTGTGCAGCTtcaaaaggtttggttttacagGACAACTTCCTGGCAAAGTTTCACAGCATAAGACTCTGGCAGCCATATGCAAGCCAACTATTAGCTGAGTCAGAAGAAAACCCAGATGGCCTGTGGCCATGTCTACCACAATTCCACTGGGGCTGGTTTTCCCCTGGCCAAACCCTGTGAACCACAGTGTGGTGGGCAGGACTGAATTTCCCTGAAAGGCAGAGTCACCTGTTGACACTGTGGGGCTCAAGGATCTCGCTGCAGGAGGAGTGATGCTGAGTCTTTCCCCGTCCCTGCTAGCTAGGACACACAGATGAAAGTTTTAGCTGCAGGCAGGGCTCACTTCGGGGCTGGGAGCCCCCAACCTCAGCACCAGCAAGGCACACAGTGCATTTCATCCCCCAAACAGAGTGAAACATCCTGCAGCACTCACAGGATGTGGCCAGATGAAGCTCACCCACCAAACCTGGAGAGCAGATGGAGCCAGTGAGCAAACCTGGTAAGAAAAGGTGGTCATGTTCATGACCTCCCAagagaccctacaataacacacacaaacacccagGCATTTCTAGAGGTCTTTTCAGGTgtttcagcccagcccagctgatGCTGGTGCCCAAACACCCAGTACAGCACCCCGAGGCACTGCAGCCCTGCCTACCCCACCCCAACTCACCCAGGCACAGCTCTGGACTCAGGAGGTGTTACAGACCTCACCTGAGGGGGGACTGCAAGGACCAATGGTCATATGTGGTGGAACTGCAAAGTCCTACAGTCACCTGGGGAGAAACAGTGAGGGCCAGTGGTCACCTGGGAGGACTGCAAGAACCAATGTCACCTGAGGGAACTGTGGGGACTGATGGTAACCTGGGGAGTGACTCTGAGGACCAGTGGTCACCTTAGGAGACTGTGAGGACCAACAGTCACGTGAGGGGACTGTGAGGACCAATGGTCTATGTGGATGACCAGCCCCCTGCCCCCTTTGGTCATTTGCTGACCAAAGGAAGTGACAGTATCAAGGGGAAGTTGTGATTTCTGCTACAGCAagtaagaaagtgaaaaaaaccaacaaaaacatgAGGACAAGTACATTCAATAGAGATGAGAAAGAGCTAAAGCAGAACTTCTGGTCCATTGCAACAGTGGGAGACATCTGGAGAAAATTCAGAGGGTGCTGAACACATCATGAACACCTGCAAAGTCAGGTGCCTGCTCCTGTTCTATCAGCTACTCAGCCACCAGTGACATCACATGCACCCACACAAGCTGGAGGCCAGCTAATGGCCTATCAGCTGCTCAGCAAGAAGTGACCAACAATCACCTTATGGGGGATCATGAGGACAAATGGCCATC from Accipiter gentilis chromosome 23, bAccGen1.1, whole genome shotgun sequence includes:
- the LOC126049788 gene encoding antigen-presenting glycoprotein CD1d-like, with translation MQPPCCCLLLHLHLLLYLLLLSGIQADLEGSFTLRLLQTSTFQNNSFVDTEGLGLLEDIELGSLDKHTWTIRFYQPWVRPALPRGDWDTIENMIKIYLQKFNHLINKGAMQKDVPYPFVAQCMAGCEVYPNRTSRAFAYVGYNGQDFLSFNMDNATWLLSQDTKLSRYVQAVLQNYTAFTELVEVLFNDTCVDDIEVLLHYGKAALERQELPVATVFSRTPKPDQLLLVCRVTGFYPRPISVAWLQDGQEVPPGPALNTSAILPNADLTYQLRSILAVAPHDGHSYACCVRHRSLGTRSLLIPWGNSEEVVLIAGLGAGLLAAVALAVISALWVWRHRKHQQMEESESRNSILSKEA